The following coding sequences lie in one Phragmites australis chromosome 8, lpPhrAust1.1, whole genome shotgun sequence genomic window:
- the LOC133927115 gene encoding homeobox protein knotted-1-like 11 isoform X2 — translation MAFHYPDHALAMNAAAADPGFASGVGGVGGVGAGGWERDKAAIAAHPLYERLLEAHVACLRVATPVDQLPRIDAQIAARSPPMSAAAAAGGAHSGGEELDLFMTHYVLLLCSFKEQLQQHVRVHAMEAVMACWELEQTLQSLTGASPGEGTGATMSDDEDNQVDSESNMFDGNDGSDGMGFGPLMLTEGERSLVERVRQELKHELKQGYREKLVDIREEIMRKRRAGKLPGDTASTLKAWWQAHSKWPYPTEEDKARLVQETGLQLKQINNWFINQRKRNWHSNPASSSSDKSKRKR, via the exons ATGGCGTTCCACTACCCGGACCACGCGCTGGCGATGAACGCCGCTGCGGCGGACCCTGGCTTCGCCTCCGGTGTCGGGGGCGTGGGAGGTGTGGGAGCGGGCGGGTGGGAGAGGGACAAGGCGGCCATCGCGGCGCACCCGCTGTACGAGCGCCTCCTGGAGGCGCACGTTGCCTGCCTTCGCGTCGCCACCCCGGTCGACCAGCTCCCTCGCATCGACGCGCAGATCGCCGCGCGGTCCCCGCCTAtgtcggcggcagcggcggcgggtggAGCGCACTCCGGCGGCGAGGAGCTCGATCTTTTCATG ACACATTACGTATTGCTCCTTTGTTCATTCAAGGAACAACTCCAGCAGCATGTGCGTGTTCATGCAATGGAAGCTGTTATGGCTTGCTGGGAGCTTGAACAAACTTTACAAAGCCTTACAG GGGCATCTCCTGGTGAAGGCACCGGGGCCACTATgtctgatgatgaagacaatcaGGTGGACAGTGAGAGCAACATGTTTGATGGAAATGACGGGTCAGATGGTATGGGCTTTGGTCCCTTAATGCTTACTGAGGGTGAGAGATCCTTAGTTGAGCGTGTACGGCAAGAGCTGAAGCATGAGCTGAAGCAG GGGTACAGAGAAAAACTGGTGGATATTAGGGAAGAGATAATGCGGAAACGAAGAGCTGGGAAGCTCCCTGGAGACACAGCTTCTACATTGAAAGCTTGGTGGCAAGCTCATTCTAAATGGCCATACCCAACT GAGGAGGACAAGGCTCGCCTGGTGCAGGAAACAGGGCTACAGCTAAAGCAGATCAATAATTGGTTCATCAACCAACGTAAGCGGAATTGGCACAGCAATCCGGCGTCATCCTCGTCCGACAAAAGCAAGAGAAAAAG GTGA
- the LOC133927117 gene encoding uncharacterized protein LOC133927117, with product MTAVDTEACAVVATAADIICSLRAADIAGWTPPWRKHPPPPPPACDGADADGRELAWPAVARGKRSRRGSPSASGSASASASAAAKERCARGSPASPLDYSGGSGASTSGGEDGAFCSTAPATVYRHAAPANAAPSMVGLAGRRSILPVPPPRPAGQRPRKKMRLPEIQQMVQSLSVENDALREEMKALQRACTALSKENGKLETRIDQSSMRHGIVSEKNKGKPQPDQRAAEQEARNGFALPDLNLPAHDNTDGSAH from the exons ATGACCGCTGTCGACACGGAGGCCTGCGCGGTCGTCGCGACGGCCGCCGACATCATCTGCTCGCTCCGCGCCGCCGACATCGCCGGCTGGACGCCGCCGTGGCGCAAGCatccgccgcctccacctcccgcCTGCGACGGAGCCGACGCCGACGGGCGGGAGCTGGCCTGGCCGGCCGTGGCGCGGGGGAAGCGGTCCCGCCGCGGGTCCCCATCAGCGTCGGGttcggcctcggcctcggcctcggcggcggcgaaggagaGGTGCGCGCGGGGCAGCCCGGCGTCCCCCCTCGACTACAGTGGCGGCTCCGGCGCGTCGACGAGCGGCGGAGAGGACGGCGCCTTCTGCTCGACGGCGCCGGCCACCGTCTACCGGCATGCGGCGCCCGCCAACGCCGCGCCCAGCATG GTGGGCCTCGCCGGACGGCGGTCGATCCTGCCGGTGCCACCGCCTCGCCCCGCCGGACAGCGGCCACggaagaagatg AGGCTACCGGAGATCCAGCAAATGGTGCAGTCGCTGTCGGTGGAGAACGATGCCCTTCGCGAG GAGATGAAGGCGTTGCAGCGAGCTTGCACGGCGCTGTCCAAGGAAAACGGCAAACTAGAG ACAAGGATAGATCAATCAAGTATGCGACACGGGATCGTCTCTGAGAAGAATAAAGGAAAGCCGCAGCCTGATCAGCGTGCAGCTGAGCAGGAGGCTCGAAACGGCTTTGCGCTCCCTGATCTCAACCTTCCAGCGCATGACAACACTGACGGCTCAGCTCACTGA
- the LOC133927115 gene encoding homeobox protein knotted-1-like 11 isoform X1 gives MAFHYPDHALAMNAAAADPGFASGVGGVGGVGAGGWERDKAAIAAHPLYERLLEAHVACLRVATPVDQLPRIDAQIAARSPPMSAAAAAGGAHSGGEELDLFMTHYVLLLCSFKEQLQQHVRVHAMEAVMACWELEQTLQSLTGASPGEGTGATMSDDEDNQVDSESNMFDGNDGSDGMGFGPLMLTEGERSLVERVRQELKHELKQGYREKLVDIREEIMRKRRAGKLPGDTASTLKAWWQAHSKWPYPTEEDKARLVQETGLQLKQINNWFINQRKRNWHSNPASSSSDKSKRKRSIAGDGNAEQSW, from the exons ATGGCGTTCCACTACCCGGACCACGCGCTGGCGATGAACGCCGCTGCGGCGGACCCTGGCTTCGCCTCCGGTGTCGGGGGCGTGGGAGGTGTGGGAGCGGGCGGGTGGGAGAGGGACAAGGCGGCCATCGCGGCGCACCCGCTGTACGAGCGCCTCCTGGAGGCGCACGTTGCCTGCCTTCGCGTCGCCACCCCGGTCGACCAGCTCCCTCGCATCGACGCGCAGATCGCCGCGCGGTCCCCGCCTAtgtcggcggcagcggcggcgggtggAGCGCACTCCGGCGGCGAGGAGCTCGATCTTTTCATG ACACATTACGTATTGCTCCTTTGTTCATTCAAGGAACAACTCCAGCAGCATGTGCGTGTTCATGCAATGGAAGCTGTTATGGCTTGCTGGGAGCTTGAACAAACTTTACAAAGCCTTACAG GGGCATCTCCTGGTGAAGGCACCGGGGCCACTATgtctgatgatgaagacaatcaGGTGGACAGTGAGAGCAACATGTTTGATGGAAATGACGGGTCAGATGGTATGGGCTTTGGTCCCTTAATGCTTACTGAGGGTGAGAGATCCTTAGTTGAGCGTGTACGGCAAGAGCTGAAGCATGAGCTGAAGCAG GGGTACAGAGAAAAACTGGTGGATATTAGGGAAGAGATAATGCGGAAACGAAGAGCTGGGAAGCTCCCTGGAGACACAGCTTCTACATTGAAAGCTTGGTGGCAAGCTCATTCTAAATGGCCATACCCAACT GAGGAGGACAAGGCTCGCCTGGTGCAGGAAACAGGGCTACAGCTAAAGCAGATCAATAATTGGTTCATCAACCAACGTAAGCGGAATTGGCACAGCAATCCGGCGTCATCCTCGTCCGACAAAAGCAAGAGAAAAAG AAGCATTGCAGGTGATGGCAACGCCGAGCAATCTTGGTAG